Proteins encoded within one genomic window of Mycolicibacterium monacense:
- a CDS encoding MFS transporter has protein sequence MPTRQAWLTRNVRLLSAVSFLQDAASELLYPLLPIYLTSVLGAPAAVVGAVEGAAEGAASLTKLASGPLGDRFARRPLIATGYGMAALGKVIVAAAGTWPGVLAGRVTDRLGKGLRGAPRDALLVDGIDPAARGRVFGFHRAMDTFGAVVGPLFGLAGYELLDHQIAPLLWVAVIPAVLSVALVFCVRERARAVPTVARPPLLSRVRDLPRRYWRVTALLVGFGVVNFPDALLLLRLNEIGFSVVEVILAYVGYNVVYAVASYPAGALADRVGTPAVFAVGLGFFAVGYTGLGLTTDTLTAWMLIGVYGMFTACTDGVGKAWISSLVGADVQASAQGVFQGASGFAILAAGLWAGLLWGADGTVPLLISGLAGGVFAVIVAVVAVRHR, from the coding sequence GTGCCCACTCGGCAGGCCTGGCTCACCCGCAATGTCCGACTGTTGTCGGCGGTGTCGTTCCTGCAGGACGCGGCCAGCGAGTTGCTCTACCCGCTGCTGCCGATCTACCTGACCTCGGTGCTGGGGGCGCCGGCGGCGGTGGTCGGGGCGGTCGAGGGTGCCGCCGAGGGGGCGGCCTCGCTGACCAAGCTGGCCTCCGGACCGCTGGGGGACCGGTTCGCCAGACGGCCGCTGATCGCCACCGGCTACGGGATGGCGGCGCTGGGCAAGGTCATCGTGGCCGCCGCCGGGACCTGGCCTGGCGTGCTGGCCGGACGGGTCACCGACCGGCTCGGCAAGGGTCTGCGCGGCGCCCCGCGCGATGCGCTGCTGGTGGACGGTATCGACCCCGCCGCACGAGGCCGGGTCTTCGGATTCCACCGTGCCATGGACACTTTCGGCGCGGTGGTCGGCCCGCTGTTCGGGCTGGCCGGCTATGAACTGCTCGACCATCAGATCGCACCGCTGCTGTGGGTGGCGGTGATTCCCGCGGTGCTGTCCGTGGCGCTGGTGTTCTGCGTGCGCGAACGGGCCAGGGCGGTGCCGACGGTGGCGCGGCCGCCGCTGTTGTCGCGGGTCAGGGACCTCCCTCGGCGCTACTGGCGGGTGACCGCGCTGCTGGTCGGCTTCGGCGTGGTGAACTTCCCCGACGCGCTTCTCCTGTTGCGGCTCAACGAGATCGGTTTCTCCGTCGTCGAGGTGATCCTGGCCTACGTCGGCTACAACGTCGTGTACGCGGTCGCGAGTTACCCGGCCGGCGCGTTGGCCGACCGCGTCGGCACGCCGGCCGTGTTCGCCGTCGGGTTGGGGTTCTTCGCCGTCGGTTACACCGGGCTGGGGCTGACCACCGACACGCTCACCGCATGGATGCTGATCGGGGTCTACGGGATGTTCACCGCATGCACCGACGGGGTCGGCAAGGCGTGGATCTCATCGCTGGTCGGCGCGGACGTGCAGGCCAGCGCCCAGGGTGTGTTCCAGGGCGCAAGTGGGTTCGCGATCCTGGCGGCCGGGCTGTGGGCGGGTCTGCTGTGGGGCGCCGACGGGACGGTGCCGCTGCTGATCTCCGGCCTGGCGGGCGGGGTGTTCGCCGTGATCGTCGCGGTGGTCGCTGTGCGTCACCGCTGA
- the cobF gene encoding precorrin-6A synthase (deacetylating) encodes MTRRIHVIGIGAGDPDYVTAQAVAALNDTDVFFAMDKGSRTRGGQQADTKDDLVALRRLICERFITEPGYRFVEMPDPVRAKSGDYRQAVDEWHAARARLWAEAIERELDDDGVGAFLAWGDPSLYDSTLRILDRVAAHVDIEYDVIPGVTAIQALTARHRIPLNDVGEPVLITTGRRLREQGLTGAAVVMLDADCAFTGTPAQTRIWWGAYLGTADELLVSGTVGEVGERIVALRAEARERHGWIMDTYLLRP; translated from the coding sequence GTGACTCGACGGATCCACGTCATCGGCATCGGTGCGGGTGACCCGGACTACGTGACCGCCCAGGCCGTCGCGGCACTCAACGACACCGACGTGTTCTTCGCGATGGACAAGGGGTCCCGCACGCGAGGAGGACAACAGGCGGATACGAAGGACGACCTGGTCGCATTGCGCCGGCTGATCTGCGAACGGTTCATCACCGAACCCGGCTACCGGTTCGTCGAGATGCCCGACCCCGTGCGGGCCAAGAGCGGCGACTATCGCCAGGCCGTCGACGAGTGGCACGCCGCGCGGGCGCGGTTGTGGGCCGAGGCGATCGAACGCGAACTCGACGACGACGGGGTCGGCGCCTTCCTCGCCTGGGGTGACCCCTCGCTGTATGACAGCACGCTGCGGATCCTCGACCGGGTCGCCGCCCACGTCGACATCGAGTACGACGTCATCCCGGGCGTCACCGCCATCCAGGCGCTCACCGCACGGCACCGGATCCCGCTCAACGACGTCGGCGAACCCGTGCTCATCACCACCGGACGGCGGCTGCGCGAACAGGGCCTGACCGGGGCCGCGGTGGTGATGCTCGACGCCGACTGCGCATTCACCGGGACGCCCGCGCAGACCCGGATCTGGTGGGGCGCCTACCTCGGCACCGCCGACGAACTGCTCGTCTCCGGGACCGTCGGCGAGGTGGGTGAGCGGATCGTCGCGCTGCGCGCCGAGGCGCGCGAGCGGCACGGCTGGATCATGGACACCTACCTGCTTCGTCCCTGA
- a CDS encoding LLM class flavin-dependent oxidoreductase, giving the protein MRFTYAEAMTDPTYYIPLAKAAEAAGYDAMTIPDSIAYPFESDSKYPYTPDGSREFLDGKAFIESFVLASALCAVTTTLRFNFFVLKLPIRPPALVAKQAGSLAALFDNRLGLGVGTSPWPEDYELMNVPFAKRGKRMDECIEIIRGLTTGEYFEFHGEFYDIPKTKMTPAPTKPVPILVGGHADVALKRAARCDGWMHGGGDPEELDGLIAKLNRFREEQGQSGPFEIHVISVDAFTLDGIKRLEDKGVTDVIVGFRIPYITGADTEPLADKIRNLEWFAENVIGKL; this is encoded by the coding sequence GTGCGGTTCACCTATGCCGAGGCGATGACGGACCCGACGTACTACATTCCGTTGGCCAAGGCCGCCGAGGCCGCCGGCTACGACGCGATGACGATTCCCGATAGCATCGCCTACCCGTTCGAATCCGATTCGAAGTACCCCTACACCCCCGACGGCAGCCGCGAATTCCTCGACGGGAAGGCGTTCATCGAGTCGTTCGTGCTCGCGAGCGCGCTGTGCGCGGTCACCACCACGCTGCGGTTCAACTTCTTCGTGCTCAAGCTGCCGATCCGTCCGCCCGCCCTGGTGGCCAAACAGGCCGGGTCGTTGGCGGCACTGTTCGACAACCGCCTCGGCCTCGGCGTCGGCACCAGCCCGTGGCCCGAGGACTACGAGTTGATGAACGTGCCGTTCGCCAAGCGGGGCAAGCGAATGGACGAGTGCATCGAGATCATCCGGGGTCTCACCACCGGTGAGTACTTCGAGTTCCACGGCGAGTTCTACGACATCCCCAAGACGAAGATGACACCCGCCCCGACGAAGCCGGTGCCGATCCTGGTCGGCGGCCACGCCGACGTCGCACTCAAGCGCGCCGCGCGCTGCGACGGCTGGATGCACGGCGGCGGCGACCCGGAGGAACTCGACGGCCTGATCGCCAAGCTCAACAGGTTCCGCGAGGAGCAGGGCCAGAGCGGACCGTTCGAGATCCACGTCATCTCGGTCGACGCGTTCACCCTCGACGGCATCAAACGCCTGGAGGACAAGGGCGTCACCGACGTGATCGTCGGGTTCCGCATCCCCTACATCACCGGGGCCGACACCGAACCGCTCGCCGACAAGATCCGCAACCTCGAGTGGTTCGCGGAGAACGTGATCGGCAAGCTGTGA
- a CDS encoding helix-turn-helix transcriptional regulator, with the protein MSRLANPTGGPVLTYSRHDAGSFTIDDMAMAGGFTASPDPLHKVLAVWANRGRIAGRCAGIGGLARAGEVALMAQPDLPHDAEAEDVALTTVLLDPALVASLATGVPEAEASPIRFSLFQPVDDSARQLWQQTVHYVKECVLADEALATPLVLGHAARLLAAVTLAAFPSASTVASTAHDRDAKPVLLQRAIGFIEENLVNDIALADIAAAVHVSPRAVQYMFRRHLETTPLQYLRRSRLHHAHMDLLAADPARETVTRIAAQWGFAHTGRFAVMYREAYGQSPHTTLRG; encoded by the coding sequence TTGTCGCGGCTGGCGAATCCGACCGGCGGCCCGGTGCTGACCTACAGCCGTCACGACGCCGGCTCCTTCACGATCGACGACATGGCGATGGCCGGCGGGTTCACCGCGTCACCCGACCCGCTGCACAAGGTGCTCGCGGTGTGGGCGAACCGGGGCCGGATCGCAGGCCGGTGCGCCGGTATCGGCGGCCTGGCCCGCGCGGGCGAGGTCGCGCTGATGGCCCAGCCGGACCTCCCGCACGATGCCGAAGCCGAGGACGTCGCGCTCACGACGGTGCTGCTCGATCCGGCGCTGGTCGCGAGCCTGGCCACCGGTGTGCCGGAGGCCGAGGCCTCGCCGATCCGGTTCTCCCTGTTCCAGCCCGTCGACGACTCGGCCCGACAGCTCTGGCAACAGACCGTCCACTACGTCAAGGAGTGTGTGCTCGCCGACGAGGCGCTCGCCACGCCGCTGGTGCTCGGCCATGCCGCCCGGCTCCTCGCCGCGGTGACGCTCGCGGCCTTCCCGAGCGCCTCGACGGTCGCGTCCACCGCACATGACCGCGATGCCAAACCCGTTCTCCTGCAACGGGCGATCGGCTTCATCGAGGAGAACCTCGTCAACGACATCGCCCTCGCCGACATCGCCGCGGCCGTCCACGTCTCGCCGAGAGCGGTGCAGTACATGTTCCGCCGCCATCTGGAGACGACCCCGCTGCAGTACCTCCGCCGGTCGCGCCTGCACCACGCGCACATGGACCTGCTGGCCGCGGACCCGGCTCGCGAGACCGTCACACGGATCGCCGCCCAGTGGGGGTTCGCCCACACCGGCAGGTTCGCGGTGATGTACCGCGAGGCCTACGGGCAGAGCCCGCACACCACCCTTCGCGGGTGA
- a CDS encoding thiamine pyrophosphate-requiring protein — protein sequence MTDLVADALVARLRDWGADRVFGYAGDGVNTLLGALQRSGAPEFISTRHEELAAFMACGHAKYTGRVGVCMATQGPGAIHLLAGLYDAKLDKRPVVAVVGQVVSTALGSGYLQEVDLHTLFKDVCGQYVQTVFAPEQALMALDNAMRTAIATSTPTCLIIPHDVQQAEMPDELAHSHGVVPSAAVSAPTRITAPDDQIRSAADILNAGRRVALLVGRGAAGAADEIARVVETLGAGVTTSLLGKPVLDEGQPWHTGVMGHLGTTASAELMANCDTLLIVGSNDPWTEFYPAPGQAKAVQIDIQPRVIGAKYPVDAPVVGQAAQALSALSALLEPKPDRAWQEQVRQWREQWHAEAARRAAAETSDANPEAVVRALSDHLPADARVAVDTGSSTYWYARHLRLPPGVPAHLSGYLASMGCALPYGVAAKLDAPQRPVVALVGDGAMQMSGLLELVTIADRWRSWQDPRFVVLVLHNADLTEVSWEQREMEGNPRFAPSQDVPRFPYAGYAELLGLRGIRVTSSQEADDAWATAFSADRPTVIEAVVDAATPLLPPLMPDSKADKVRAALEQEART from the coding sequence ATGACAGATCTGGTTGCGGATGCATTGGTGGCCCGGCTGCGCGACTGGGGCGCCGACCGGGTGTTCGGATATGCCGGCGACGGGGTGAACACGCTCCTGGGTGCGTTACAGCGTTCGGGGGCACCGGAATTCATCTCCACCCGGCACGAGGAACTCGCGGCGTTCATGGCCTGCGGACACGCCAAGTACACCGGCCGGGTCGGCGTCTGCATGGCCACCCAGGGCCCCGGCGCCATCCATCTGCTGGCCGGCCTCTACGACGCCAAACTCGACAAACGACCCGTGGTGGCGGTCGTCGGACAGGTGGTCTCGACCGCGCTGGGCAGCGGCTACCTGCAGGAGGTCGACCTGCACACGCTCTTCAAAGACGTCTGCGGACAGTACGTGCAGACGGTGTTCGCACCCGAGCAGGCGCTGATGGCGCTCGACAACGCGATGCGGACGGCGATCGCGACGTCGACACCGACCTGCCTGATCATCCCGCACGACGTGCAGCAGGCCGAGATGCCCGACGAACTCGCGCATAGCCACGGCGTGGTGCCCTCGGCGGCGGTCAGCGCACCGACCCGGATCACCGCCCCCGACGACCAGATCCGCTCGGCCGCCGACATACTCAACGCCGGCCGGCGGGTGGCGTTGCTCGTGGGTCGCGGCGCCGCCGGTGCGGCCGACGAGATCGCCCGCGTGGTCGAGACACTCGGGGCCGGGGTGACGACGTCACTGCTCGGCAAGCCGGTGCTCGACGAGGGGCAGCCGTGGCACACCGGCGTGATGGGTCACCTCGGCACCACCGCGAGCGCCGAGCTGATGGCGAACTGCGACACGCTGCTGATCGTCGGCTCCAACGATCCCTGGACGGAGTTCTACCCTGCACCCGGACAGGCCAAGGCCGTGCAGATCGACATCCAGCCGCGGGTCATCGGTGCGAAGTATCCCGTCGACGCACCCGTCGTCGGGCAAGCGGCACAGGCACTTTCGGCTCTCTCAGCGCTGCTCGAACCCAAACCGGACCGGGCCTGGCAGGAGCAGGTCCGCCAGTGGCGTGAGCAGTGGCACGCCGAGGCCGCGCGCCGGGCCGCCGCCGAGACCTCCGACGCCAACCCCGAGGCCGTGGTGCGGGCACTGTCGGACCATCTGCCCGCCGACGCGCGCGTCGCCGTCGACACCGGATCGTCGACCTACTGGTATGCGCGACACCTCCGGTTGCCGCCGGGTGTACCGGCCCACCTCTCGGGCTATCTCGCGTCGATGGGTTGCGCGCTGCCCTACGGGGTGGCCGCGAAACTCGATGCGCCGCAACGGCCGGTGGTGGCGCTGGTCGGTGACGGGGCGATGCAGATGAGCGGACTGCTCGAACTCGTCACGATCGCCGACCGGTGGCGCTCGTGGCAGGATCCGCGGTTCGTGGTGCTGGTGCTGCACAACGCCGACCTGACCGAGGTGTCGTGGGAGCAGCGGGAGATGGAGGGCAACCCGCGCTTCGCCCCGTCGCAGGACGTGCCGCGGTTCCCGTACGCCGGCTACGCCGAACTGCTCGGACTGCGGGGTATCCGGGTGACCTCGTCGCAGGAGGCCGACGACGCCTGGGCGACGGCGTTCTCCGCCGACCGGCCGACGGTCATCGAGGCGGTGGTCGACGCCGCCACCCCGCTGCTGCCACCGCTAATGCCGGACAGCAAGGCCGACAAGGTGCGGGCGGCGCTCGAACAGGAGGCCCGAACGTGA